The uncultured Campylobacter sp. genome segment TTTTCCGCCTCGATGGCGCCCTTTATCGCGTCAAACAGATACTCCTCTTTATCCGCCAGCCTATCAAATTGCCTTAGCTTTTCATAAAGCCCCTCTAGCGAGCTCTGCTTCATCTGCGCTCCTCGTTAAATTTTGCGATAATTATATCCGTTTAATCTGAAGCTAAGCAGCTTATCGCGATTTTAAAACCCAAAAGGCAAAATTTAAAATTTATAGCGTTATCTTAAAGCGGTTTTGCTCGCGCCGTTTTAGCGCCCTATTTGCCGCCGCGAAAAGTAAATTTCAGCTTTGTTATATAAATTTAATATTAAAATGCCGTATTCATAAATTTTTTAAGAAAAGGGGAATTTATGGAGATAAACATGCAGCGCCTTAAAAGCGAGTTCGAGCAGATAAGCCGCTTTGGGGCTTTATCGGGCGGCGGGCTCACGCGGCTTGCATTTTCGCGCGAGGACAAAGAGGCGCGCGACTTCCTCATATCGCTACTTCAAAAAGAAAATTTCAAGATTAAAATCGACGATGCGGGCAATATTTTCGCTAAATTTGGAGGCGTTCAAAATCCAGATCTGCCGTCCGTCAGCGCTGGCTCGCATATCGATAGCGTACCGCAGGGCGGCTTCTACGACGGCACGTTGGGCGTCATGGCAGCTTTGGAGGCGATCCGCACAGTGCGAGATAGCGGAGAAAAGCTTACGCGACCGCTGGAGCTCATCGTCTTTGTTTGCGAGGAATCAAGCCGCTTTAAAATGGCGACCGTAGGCAGCAAGATAATTAGCGGCAAGCTCTCGCGGCAGCGGCTAGGCGAGCTGAAAGATCGGGACGGAATTTCGCTATTTGACGCCATGCAGGAGTTTGGGCTAAATCCCGCAAATTTAAAAAGCTGCATCCTGCCCAAATCCAGCTTTCATAGCTATATCGAACTTCATATCGAGCAGGGACCGGTATTGCAGCGACGCGGCATCCCCGTAGGCGTCGTCACGGGTATCGCCGCGCCAGTGCGATACGAGCTACGGATCGAGGGCAGAGCCGATCACAGCGGCGCTACGCCGATGGATATGCGCTGCGACGCTCTGGCTTGTGCTAGCGAAATCGTTTTAAGCGCGGAGAAGATCGCAAAGACGGGTAAAACCACGGTTGCGACGACGGGCTATGCAAATGCGCTGCCTGGCGTGCTAAACGTGATCCCGGGCTCTTGCACGCTAGGTCTTGATATACGCGATATAGACGAGGAAGCGCTTAGGGCGGCGGATGATCAAATTTGCGCCGCGATAGGTGAAATTTGCGCTCGCCGAGGGTGCAGATTTGAATTAAAAAATCTCATCAAAGATCGTCCCGTAAAGCTAAGCGAGGAGATGATAGATCTGCTTGAGAGCTGTGCCTGCGAGCTTA includes the following:
- a CDS encoding M20 family metallo-hydrolase, with the protein product MEINMQRLKSEFEQISRFGALSGGGLTRLAFSREDKEARDFLISLLQKENFKIKIDDAGNIFAKFGGVQNPDLPSVSAGSHIDSVPQGGFYDGTLGVMAALEAIRTVRDSGEKLTRPLELIVFVCEESSRFKMATVGSKIISGKLSRQRLGELKDRDGISLFDAMQEFGLNPANLKSCILPKSSFHSYIELHIEQGPVLQRRGIPVGVVTGIAAPVRYELRIEGRADHSGATPMDMRCDALACASEIVLSAEKIAKTGKTTVATTGYANALPGVLNVIPGSCTLGLDIRDIDEEALRAADDQICAAIGEICARRGCRFELKNLIKDRPVKLSEEMIDLLESCACELKIPSLRLPSGAGHDAMNMTELADRVGMLFVPCKDGISHNVNESINWHDAFAATKVLAAAMLSLAKK